A genomic segment from Variovorax paradoxus B4 encodes:
- a CDS encoding serine aminopeptidase domain-containing protein: protein MTALPFMFGPASRQIFGVFHAAGDGRPGSTAVLVCPPFGQEGLRTHRFFKVLAERLARSGIATLRFDFHGAGDSPGDESEGELDGWRRDLCSAHEELRRRVPGSRIVWVGARLGATLAVLAARNGRCDPSRLVLWEPVIDGRRYARLLREQHVAAIDTTFCIPDLVWRRNLAQDPDALPEEALGTMLSPALRTQLGALAPESLPLTALHDTLVLTAPDDADTAQWAAEQQSRHMPVRLAYFQHRLDWTSDPYPNSAMVPADALNRLQGALHE from the coding sequence ATGACCGCGCTCCCGTTCATGTTCGGACCGGCGTCGCGCCAGATCTTCGGCGTGTTCCATGCGGCTGGCGATGGCCGGCCCGGAAGTACCGCGGTGCTCGTGTGCCCGCCCTTCGGCCAGGAGGGCCTGCGGACCCACCGCTTCTTCAAGGTGCTGGCCGAGCGCCTCGCGCGCTCGGGCATTGCCACCCTGCGCTTCGACTTCCACGGCGCGGGCGACTCGCCCGGCGATGAAAGCGAAGGGGAGCTCGACGGCTGGCGCCGCGACCTGTGCTCGGCCCACGAAGAGCTGCGCCGCAGGGTTCCGGGAAGCCGCATCGTCTGGGTCGGCGCGCGGCTCGGCGCGACCCTGGCCGTGCTGGCTGCGCGCAACGGACGCTGCGACCCGTCGCGGCTCGTGCTGTGGGAGCCGGTGATCGACGGCCGGCGCTATGCGCGCCTGCTGCGCGAGCAGCATGTCGCGGCCATCGACACGACCTTCTGCATTCCGGACCTGGTCTGGCGCCGCAACCTTGCGCAGGATCCCGACGCGCTGCCCGAAGAAGCGCTGGGCACCATGCTGTCGCCCGCGCTGCGTACCCAGCTTGGCGCACTGGCGCCCGAATCGCTGCCGCTCACGGCCCTGCACGACACGCTGGTGCTGACTGCACCCGACGACGCGGACACCGCGCAATGGGCGGCCGAACAGCAGTCGCGCCACATGCCGGTGCGTCTCGCCTATTTCCAGCACCGCCTCGACTGGACCTCCG